In Iodobacter fluviatilis, one DNA window encodes the following:
- a CDS encoding nuclear transport factor 2 family protein yields the protein MTTQNVANHIRQTEHARLSALVQGHIEAASALHAPDFQLITPVGDTLSKAQYLGAIAGGQIKYLNWEPSTIDVRVFGSAAIIRYRSSLSVIFGGYTVPPAQYWHTDFYEMRDDIWQVVWSQATEIRPVSSRGEVLTS from the coding sequence ATGACTACTCAGAACGTTGCCAACCATATTCGTCAAACAGAACACGCCCGATTATCCGCCCTAGTTCAGGGCCATATCGAAGCGGCTAGCGCCCTGCATGCGCCGGATTTTCAGCTGATAACCCCTGTGGGCGACACGCTGAGCAAGGCCCAATATTTGGGGGCAATTGCTGGCGGGCAAATCAAATACCTAAACTGGGAACCATCCACAATCGACGTGCGCGTATTTGGCTCTGCCGCCATCATCCGCTACCGCTCCAGCCTGTCAGTTATTTTTGGTGGCTATACCGTGCCGCCTGCACAATACTGGCATACCGATTTTTACGAGATGCGCGACGACATCTGGCAAGTTGTCTGGTCTCAGGCGACTGAAATTCGCCCTGTCAGCTCAAGAGGCGAAGTGCTTACGAGCTAA
- a CDS encoding iron-containing alcohol dehydrogenase, with protein sequence MQNFSFYAPTRIHFGQGQVSQLAGEIPAGSRVLLVFGGGSIKKNGVYQQVIAALHQHEIFEFAGIEANPEYETLMLAVAQAKDAEVDWVLAVGGGSVIDGAKFIAAAALLEKEIDPWLIVGNRTPVRRALPIAVVLTLPATGAESNFASVISRRATQDKMSFKNAMVFPRCAVLDPALTQSLPPRQISNGVVDAFIHTTEQYLTYPAEARLQDRLAEGILSTLIEVGPTTLAYPEDIDARANYMWCANQALFGLVGVGQPQDWVSHAIGHELTTLYDMDHAQTLAVVLPSLLRYCFDDKLLKLAQYGRRVWGLTGSDNEVAHAAIDATVDFFERMGLLTHLAAYGLNADEVALAVGDLLPKHKAFPLGERGRLTLADCMAIVRAAG encoded by the coding sequence ATGCAGAATTTTAGTTTCTACGCGCCCACACGTATTCATTTTGGGCAGGGGCAGGTGTCGCAACTGGCGGGGGAGATTCCTGCGGGCAGTCGGGTGCTTTTGGTTTTTGGTGGTGGCAGCATTAAGAAAAATGGCGTTTATCAGCAGGTGATTGCGGCTTTGCACCAGCATGAAATCTTTGAATTTGCAGGTATTGAGGCTAACCCAGAGTACGAAACGCTGATGCTGGCGGTGGCTCAGGCGAAAGACGCTGAAGTGGATTGGGTACTGGCCGTGGGTGGGGGATCGGTTATCGATGGCGCTAAGTTTATTGCGGCAGCCGCGTTGCTGGAGAAGGAGATTGATCCTTGGTTGATTGTGGGTAATCGCACCCCGGTCCGGCGCGCCTTGCCGATTGCTGTGGTGCTGACTTTACCTGCTACAGGGGCTGAGAGTAATTTTGCTTCGGTGATTTCACGCCGTGCTACGCAAGATAAAATGTCGTTTAAAAATGCCATGGTGTTCCCGCGCTGTGCGGTGCTTGATCCGGCGCTGACGCAAAGCTTGCCTCCGCGCCAGATCAGTAATGGCGTAGTCGATGCGTTTATCCATACGACCGAGCAATACCTGACTTACCCAGCCGAAGCGCGTTTACAGGATAGATTGGCCGAAGGAATTTTATCCACGCTGATCGAGGTCGGGCCGACCACGCTGGCTTATCCCGAAGATATCGACGCTCGGGCTAACTATATGTGGTGTGCCAATCAAGCCTTGTTTGGTTTGGTTGGCGTTGGGCAGCCACAGGATTGGGTAAGTCACGCCATCGGGCACGAGCTGACTACGCTTTACGATATGGATCACGCCCAGACGCTGGCGGTGGTGCTGCCAAGCTTACTGCGATATTGCTTTGACGATAAATTACTTAAACTCGCCCAATATGGCCGCCGCGTGTGGGGGCTGACTGGTAGTGACAACGAAGTGGCCCATGCTGCGATTGATGCCACGGTCGATTTCTTTGAGCGTATGGGTTTGCTCACGCATCTGGCAGCATACGGGCTGAATGCAGATGAAGTGGCGCTGGCTGTTGGTGATTTACTGCCTAAGCATAAGGCTTTCCCGCTGGGGGAGCGTGGCAGGCTGACATTGGCCGATTGTATGGCGATTGTGCGGGCGGCGGGTTAG
- a CDS encoding glycerophosphodiester phosphodiesterase: MKKWSVLAIMIAASGAGQAFAAPTLTGKAPLVLGHRGAAGYLPDHTLAGYSKAIAMGADYIEPDLVSTKDGVLIVRHEPNIKDTSDIASHPEFAARKRKFKIDGVEEEGWFVFDFTLAEIKTLRAIQPRADRSAAYNGQFEIVTFDEVLALRAAKSKETGRDIGIYPETKHPTLHQQLGLPLEEKLIAALKKHDLNHKDAPVFIQSFETSNLKTLRKLTPVKLVFLVDGNEVRADGSIDSGKPYDFVVNGDPRSFADMLTPAGLKEIKQFADGIGPWKPYLMSWKFKTDAEGKKIDVNGDKEIDQRDATLLPPSSVVQDAHKAGLFVHPFTFRNEAKLLASDFKGNPEAEYEAYFALGVDGVFSDFSDTALAARKHFLAK, translated from the coding sequence ATGAAGAAATGGTCTGTTTTAGCCATCATGATCGCAGCAAGCGGAGCCGGGCAAGCCTTTGCGGCCCCCACATTAACGGGCAAAGCGCCCCTTGTACTGGGGCATCGAGGCGCAGCAGGATATTTGCCTGACCACACGCTAGCCGGATATAGCAAAGCCATTGCCATGGGCGCTGATTATATTGAGCCTGATTTGGTTTCCACCAAAGATGGTGTACTCATCGTGCGCCATGAGCCCAATATTAAAGACACCAGCGATATTGCATCGCACCCTGAATTTGCTGCACGTAAACGCAAATTTAAAATTGATGGCGTAGAGGAAGAAGGCTGGTTTGTTTTTGACTTTACCCTCGCCGAAATCAAAACACTCAGAGCGATTCAGCCACGCGCTGACCGCTCTGCCGCCTATAACGGCCAGTTTGAGATTGTGACTTTTGATGAGGTACTGGCCTTGCGCGCCGCCAAATCAAAAGAAACCGGCCGTGACATCGGTATTTATCCAGAAACCAAGCACCCCACTCTGCACCAGCAACTCGGCCTGCCGCTAGAAGAAAAACTGATTGCGGCACTCAAAAAACACGATCTCAACCACAAAGATGCCCCCGTTTTTATTCAATCATTTGAAACCAGCAATCTTAAAACACTACGTAAGCTCACCCCCGTCAAGCTGGTCTTTTTAGTCGATGGCAACGAGGTGCGCGCAGATGGCAGTATAGATTCGGGCAAGCCTTACGATTTTGTCGTAAACGGCGACCCACGCAGCTTTGCCGATATGCTGACCCCGGCAGGACTCAAAGAAATCAAGCAGTTTGCAGATGGCATCGGCCCTTGGAAGCCTTATTTGATGAGCTGGAAATTTAAAACGGATGCAGAGGGCAAAAAGATCGATGTAAACGGCGATAAAGAAATCGACCAGCGTGATGCAACACTTCTACCACCATCTAGTGTGGTGCAGGATGCGCACAAAGCAGGGCTATTTGTACACCCGTTTACTTTTCGCAATGAAGCCAAATTATTAGCCTCAGACTTCAAAGGCAACCCTGAAGCAGAATACGAAGCTTACTTCGCACTGGGTGTAGACGGCGTATTTTCTGACTTTAGTGATACAGCCCTTGCCGCCAGAAAACACTTTCTAGCTAAGTAA
- a CDS encoding glycerophosphodiester phosphodiesterase, which produces MKKYLALAAIIAAISAAYAAPTLTGKAPLVIGHRGTSGYLPDHTLASYRMAIEMGADYIEPDLVSTKDGILIVRHETTLKDSSDVASRPEFASRKRKFKIDGIEKEGWFTFDFTLAEIKTLRAIQPRSDRSQAYNGQFQIMTFDELLTLREEKSKETGREIGIYPETKHSTLHQQLGLPLEEKLVAALTKHGLNHKDAPVFIQSFETHSLKILRKLTPVKLVFLVDGHDVRPDGSIAANRPYDYVISGDPRSYAEMMTPAGLHEIRQFADGIGPWKAYLIGWKYKTGADGKIIDLNGDKEIDQRDAVLLAPTNLVHEAHKAGLLVHPFTFRNEAGLLASDYKGKPEAEYLAYFALGVDGVFSDFSDTAVAARKHFLTH; this is translated from the coding sequence ATGAAAAAGTACTTGGCACTCGCCGCCATCATAGCCGCGATAAGCGCCGCCTATGCAGCGCCCACCCTGACAGGCAAAGCGCCTTTAGTGATTGGACATCGCGGTACATCGGGTTATTTGCCTGACCATACGCTGGCAAGCTATCGTATGGCGATCGAAATGGGCGCAGATTATATCGAGCCAGATTTAGTCTCAACCAAGGATGGCATATTGATTGTGCGGCACGAAACCACGCTAAAAGACAGCAGCGATGTGGCATCCCGCCCCGAATTTGCCTCCCGTAAGCGCAAATTCAAAATCGATGGCATTGAAAAAGAGGGCTGGTTTACTTTTGACTTTACGCTGGCAGAAATTAAAACCCTCAGGGCTATTCAGCCCCGCTCAGACCGATCTCAGGCCTATAACGGGCAATTTCAAATCATGACTTTTGATGAATTACTCACGCTACGAGAGGAAAAATCCAAAGAAACTGGCCGTGAAATTGGTATTTACCCAGAAACCAAACATTCCACCCTGCATCAGCAACTAGGCCTGCCGCTTGAAGAAAAGCTCGTTGCCGCACTGACTAAACACGGTTTAAACCACAAGGATGCGCCCGTTTTTATTCAATCCTTTGAGACGCACAGCCTTAAAATATTACGCAAACTAACCCCCGTAAAATTAGTGTTCTTAGTCGATGGCCACGATGTGCGCCCGGATGGCAGCATTGCTGCAAACCGGCCCTACGATTATGTAATCAGCGGCGACCCGCGCAGCTACGCCGAGATGATGACGCCAGCGGGGCTGCATGAAATAAGGCAATTTGCAGATGGCATAGGCCCGTGGAAAGCTTATTTAATCGGGTGGAAATATAAAACAGGAGCCGATGGCAAAATCATTGATTTAAATGGCGATAAAGAAATTGATCAGCGTGATGCCGTGCTCTTAGCACCCACCAATCTGGTGCATGAAGCACATAAGGCCGGGCTGCTGGTCCACCCCTTTACTTTCCGTAACGAGGCGGGGCTTTTAGCCTCCGATTACAAAGGTAAGCCTGAAGCAGAATACCTTGCTTATTTTGCACTGGGTGTTGATGGCGTGTTTTCTGACTTTAGCGATACGGCCGTTGCGGCCAGAAAGCACTTTTTAACGCACTAA